Part of the Solwaraspora sp. WMMA2065 genome is shown below.
TGACGCCGTCGCTCAAGATCAAACGCCGGATCGTGGAGAACAACTTCGCCGCCGAGATCGACCGGATGTACGCCGGTCAGCTCGCCGAGATCTGACCGTGGGGTCGGGCACCAGCCGCCGTCAGGCGATCATAGCGGGTTCCCGCCACTGGCGGCGGCTGGTGCGGTCAAGGTCGTAGCGCACGGCGGCGATCCGTCGTACCGCATCGGTCAGCACCGGCACCGGCAGGGTGAACGGCAACCGCAGGAACCGCTCCAGGGTGCCGTCGATGCCGAACCGGGGACCAGGGGCCAGTCGTACCCCGGACTCCTCAGCCGCCCTGGCGAGCGCGCTGGAGATCGGGCCGTCCAGCTCCGCCCAGAGGGTCACCCCGCCGTGCGGCACGGTGACCCGCCACTCGGGCAGCACGCTGGCCAGCTCGGCGAGCAACGCGTCCCGCTGGGCGGTGAGCTGCGCCAACCGGGCCGGCACGATGGTGTCCGCAGCGGCCAGCAGGTGGACCCCGACCAGCTGGTCCAGCACCGGACCGGCCATGTCCACCCCGACCCGCAGCGCGGCCAGTCGCTGCACCAACGGCGCCGAGGCCCGCACCCAGCCGATCCGCAGCCCACCCCAGTAGGGCTTGCTCATCCCCCCGACGGAGATCACCCGGGAATGCCGGTCGAAGACCGCGGTAGGCGGCGGCACCGGGGTGCCGTCCAGCGGCAGGTCCACGAACGACTCGTCGACCACCAGGTCGGTGCCGCTGGCGTGGGCCGCCGCGACCACCCGCTCCCGCAGCGCTGTCGACATCAGGTGACCGGTCGGGTTCTGGAACTCGGGGATCAGGTAGGCCAACCGGGGCCGGTCCTGCCGGATCGCGCCGAGCAGCAGGTCGGCGTCCCACCCGTCGCCGTCGGTGGTCGCCAGTCCGTGGGTGGCGATCCGGGCCCGGCGGGCGGCGAGCGCGGCGAGCGCGTTCGGGTAGGTGGGCGACTCGACCAGCACCGGCGCGCCGGCTGGCAGCAGCAGCCGTAGCACCAGGTCGAGGGCGTGCTGGGTGCCGCTGGTCACCATGATCTGTTCCGCGCTGGTGGGCAGACCACGCCGGGTGTAGCCCTGGGCTACCGAGGCCCGTAGCTCGGCAAGCCCGGTCGGGTAGTAGCCGGCGTGCTGCAGGTAGCGGGGCAGGTCCTCGGCGGCGGCCCGGGCCGCCGGCACCAGCTCGGGCGGGGCGGCCAGCGCCGCGTACCCCAAGTCGATCATGTCGGGGGCGGTCTCCGCAGTCCACAGCCCGGAGCTGGCGACCTGGTGGCCGCTGGGCAACGTGGTCCAGCTGCCGGCTCCCCGGCGGCTGGTCAGGTGGCCGGTCTCCCGCAGGCTGCGGTACGCGGCGGTGACGGTGGTCCGGCTGATCCGCAGCGCCTCGGCCAGTTCCCGCTCGGCCGGCAGCCGTACGCCGAGCGGCAGCCGCCCGTCAGCGAGCAGGCCGCGGACCGCCCCGGCCAACGCGGCGTAGTCCGGGTTGCGCCGCCGGCCGGGCAGGGCATGCCACTGGCCGAGCAGCCGGGCCAATTGGCTCCCCCGCACGATCACCGCCATAACCAGTTGCCTCCAATTGGCCGTACCGCCATCGCCGATTGGACTTCAGAGTGGCATGCATGACCAGAATTGGCAACGGCGGTGGACTCCGCTGCAGACCGGATCCCAACCCCGGTCACCATCCCGGCGGCCGCCCCGGCCGCCACCCGGGTCGGCGACTGCCCCGGCGGCTCGGACAGCTCTACGCCGGCCTCACCCTGTACGGCGT
Proteins encoded:
- a CDS encoding PLP-dependent aminotransferase family protein — encoded protein: MAVIVRGSQLARLLGQWHALPGRRRNPDYAALAGAVRGLLADGRLPLGVRLPAERELAEALRISRTTVTAAYRSLRETGHLTSRRGAGSWTTLPSGHQVASSGLWTAETAPDMIDLGYAALAAPPELVPAARAAAEDLPRYLQHAGYYPTGLAELRASVAQGYTRRGLPTSAEQIMVTSGTQHALDLVLRLLLPAGAPVLVESPTYPNALAALAARRARIATHGLATTDGDGWDADLLLGAIRQDRPRLAYLIPEFQNPTGHLMSTALRERVVAAAHASGTDLVVDESFVDLPLDGTPVPPPTAVFDRHSRVISVGGMSKPYWGGLRIGWVRASAPLVQRLAALRVGVDMAGPVLDQLVGVHLLAAADTIVPARLAQLTAQRDALLAELASVLPEWRVTVPHGGVTLWAELDGPISSALARAAEESGVRLAPGPRFGIDGTLERFLRLPFTLPVPVLTDAVRRIAAVRYDLDRTSRRQWREPAMIA